One window of the Polypterus senegalus isolate Bchr_013 chromosome 18, ASM1683550v1, whole genome shotgun sequence genome contains the following:
- the LOC120519080 gene encoding neuroblast differentiation-associated protein AHNAK-like has translation MKSFDVTVHGVETDIHLPKIEKTKKETREEIEASSKEDTEKEKKKGKFKMPHFKMPSFGSSASPEKLPKDAVDAGSVKVDIKLPKADLEIKGPKVQVSEVQEASMLSKPEQVLTVTMPSVEVEERDVDIKLPGETLEEKGKESKFKLPKIPDFDIAFPKIKSSDAKSAVQESDTEAKLPEAEIEVKGLDGESVILSSEDAELKMEKGKFKMPELHMPKFGISFSKGSSKQGKEDESISKLDITSPKVELDVKKPHISTEGKAEVKVTAPEVSILRTKPSVELATGELSIKVPRANDDIKVDREQVLEAEMPDVDVSVSTTKKKQIAITLKETDITLTKPKVKPAAIQEDTEQETVEDKEKDGKQIKFKMPQVKMPMFGVSVSAEKVPKEEIHVGEIKPEVSLPGVAVDFKGPQVTTVTTGLDVSGGRPEIDLASQNISVTAPQIDVQLPSITTRLQSKEVQLKEPEQPELVESVPGIKTFDVTVPGVETDIHLPKIEKTKRETGEEIEASSKEDTEKDKKKGKFKMPHFKMPSFGSSASPEKLPKDAVDAGSAKVDIKLPKADLEIKGPKVQVSEVQEASMLSKPEQVLTVTMPSVEVEERDVDIKLPGETLEEKGKESKFKLPKIPDFDIAFPKIKSSDAKSAVQESDTEAKLPEAEIEVKGLDGESVILSSEDAELKMEKGKFKMPELHMPKFGISFSKGSSKQGKEDESISKLDITSPKVELDVKKPHISTEGKAEVKVTAPEVSILRTKPSVELATGELSIKVPRANDDIKVDREQVLEAEMPDVDVSVSTTKKKQIAITLKETDITLTKPKVKPAAIQGILNKKPWKIRKRWKTNKIQDAPGPQVTTVTTGLDVSGGRPEIDLASQNISVTAPQIDVQLPSITTRLQSKEVQLKEPEQPELVESVPGIKTFDVTVPGVETDIHLPKIEKTKRETGEEIEASSKEDTEKDKKKGKFKMPHFKMPSFGSSASPEKLPKDAVDAGSAKVDIKLPKADLEIKGPKVQVSEVQEASMLSKPEQVLTVTMPSVEVEERC, from the exons ATGAAAAGTTTTGATGTTACAGTTCATGGTGTTGAAACAGACATTCATTTGCCGAAaattgagaaaacaaaaaaagaaacaagagaagaAATTGAAGCATCATCAAAGGAAGACactgaaaaagagaagaagaaaggaaaattcaaaatgcctcattttaaaatgccttCATTTGGATCTTCAGCATCAccagaaaaacttccaaaagatGCAGTTGATGCTGGCTCAGTAAAAGTAGACATTAAACTCCCAAAAGCGGATTTGGAAATTAAAGGTCCCAAAGTCCAAGTGAGTGAAGTTCAAGAGGCTTCAATGCTGTCAAAACCTGAACAGGTACTCACTGTAACTATGCCGTCTGTTGAAGTTGAAGAGAGAGATGTTGATATTAAATTACCAGGAGAAACGTTAGAAGAAAAGGGTAAAGAAAGCAAATTCAAATTGCCAAAAATCCCTGACTTTGATATTGCATTCCCTAAAATAAAGAGCTCAGACGCGAAATCGGCTGTGCAAGAGTCAGATACTGAGGCAAAACTTCCTGAGGCAGAAATCGAAGTCAAAGGTCTAGATGGAGAGTCTGTGATTCTTTCTTCAGAAGATGCAGAATTGAAAATGGAAAAGGGAAAATTCAAGATGCCAGAACTTCATATGCCAAAATTTGGCATTTCTTTCTCTAAAGGTTCAAGCAAACAGGGTAAAGAGGATGAGTCTATATCCAAACTAGATATCACATCTCCAAAAGTAGAACTTGACGTGAAGAAGCCGCATATCTCAACAGAAGGTAAAGCTGAAGTGAAGGTGACTGCCCCCGAAGTTTCAATATTGAGAACAAAGCCTTCTGTTGAACTGGCAACAGGGGAGCTCAGCATTAAAGTACCAAGAGCTAATGATGACATTAAAGTTGACAGAGAACAAGTCCTAGAGGCGGAGATGCCAGATGTGGACGTTTCAGTATCTACcactaagaaaaaacaaattgcGATAACGTTGAAAGAAACGGATATCACCTTAACAAAACCTAAAGTAAAACCTGCAGCAATACAAGAGGATACTGAACAAGAAACCGTGgaagataaggaaaaagatggaaaacaaataaaattcaagaTGCCCCAGGTGAAAATGCCAATGTTTGGAGTGTCAGTCTCGGCAGAGAAAGTGCCTAAAGAAGAAATACATGTGGGAGAGATCAAACCTGAAGTTTCATTACCAGGAGTAGCTGTTGATTTTAAAGGTCCTCAAGTGACAACTGTTACAACTGGTCTTGATGTCAGTGGAGGAAGACCTGAAATCGATCTCGcctcacaaaatatttctgtgacaGCTCCACAAATAGATGTCCAACTACCATCAATAACAACACGCCTCCAAAGCAAAGAAGTACAACTAAAGGAACCCGAACAGCCAGAGCTTGTGGAGTCCGTTCCAGGTATAAAAACTTTTGATGTTACCGTTCCTGGTGTGGAAACAGACATTCATTTGCCAAAAATCGAGAAAACAAAGAGAGAAACCGGAGAAGAAATTGAAGCATCGTCAAAGGAAGATACTGAAAAGGACAAGAAGAAAGGAAAATTCAAAATGcctcattttaaaatgccttCATTTGGATCTTCAGCATCAccagaaaaacttccaaaagatGCAGTTGATGCTGGCTCAGCAAAAGTAGACATTAAACTCCCAAAAGCGGATTTGGAAATTAAAGGTCCCAAAGTCCAAGTGAGTGAAGTTCAAGAGGCTTCAATGCTGTCAAAACCTGAACAGGTACTCACTGTAACTATGCCGTCTGTTGAAGTTGAAGAGAGAGATGTTGATATTAAATTACCAGGAGAAACGTTAGAAGAAAAGGGTAAAGAAAGCAAATTCAAATTGCCAAAAATCCCTGACTTTGATATTGCATTCCCTAAAATAAAGAGCTCAGACGCGAAATCGGCTGTGCAAGAGTCAGATACTGAGGCAAAACTTCCTGAGGCAGAAATCGAAGTCAAAGGTCTAGATGGAGAGTCTGTGATTCTTTCTTCAGAAGATGCAGAATTGAAAATGGAAAAGGGAAAATTCAAGATGCCAGAACTTCATATGCCAAAATTTGGCATTTCTTTCTCTAAAGGTTCAAGCAAACAGGGTAAAGAGGATGAGTCTATATCCAAACTAGATATCACATCTCCAAAAGTAGAACTTGACGTGAAGAAGCCGCATATCTCAACAGAAGGTAAAGCTGAAGTGAAGGTGACTGCCCCCGAAGTTTCAATATTGAGAACAAAGCCTTCTGTTGAACTGGCAACAGGGGAGCTCAGCATTAAAGTACCAAGAGCTAATGATGACATTAAAGTTGACAGAGAACAAGTCCTAGAGGCGGAGATGCCAGATGTGGACGTTTCAGTATCTACcactaagaaaaaacaaattgcGATAACGTTGAAAGAAACGGATATCACCTTAACAAAACCTAAAGTAAAACCTGCAGCAATACAAGGGATACTGAACAAGAAACCGTGGAAGATAAGGAAAAgatggaaaacaaataaaattcaagaTGCCCCAG GTCCTCAAGTGACAACTGTTACAACTGGTCTTGATGTCAGTGGAGGAAGACCTGAAATCGATCTCGcctcacaaaatatttctgtgacaGCTCCACAAATAGATGTCCAACTACCATCAATAACAACACGCCTCCAAAGCAAAGAAGTACAACTAAAGGAACCCGAACAGCCAGAGCTTGTGGAGTCCGTTCCAGGTATAAAAACTTTTGATGTTACCGTTCCTGGTGTGGAAACAGACATTCATTTGCCAAAAATCGAGAAAACAAAGAGAGAAACCGGAGAAGAAATTGAAGCATCGTCAAAGGAAGATACTGAAAAGGACAAGAAGAAAGGAAAATTCAAAATGcctcattttaaaatgccttCATTTGGATCTTCAGCATCAccagaaaaacttccaaaagatGCAGTTGATGCTGGCTCAGCAAAAGTAGACATTAAACTCCCAAAAGCGGATTTGGAAATTAAAGGTCCCAAAGTCCAAGTGAGTGAAGTTCAAGAGGCTTCAATGCTGTCAAAACCTGAACAGGTACTCACTGTAACTATGCCGTCTGTTGAAGTTGAAGAGAGATGTTGA